From a single Candidatus Defluviilinea gracilis genomic region:
- a CDS encoding DUF2283 domain-containing protein: MAQVKVYYDREGNTLTVWFGNPADEFVAEETGEEIVLMKDREGKVIGFEKLNFTAQSADAVRVAFETVAA; this comes from the coding sequence ATGGCACAAGTAAAAGTTTATTATGACCGTGAGGGTAATACGCTTACGGTTTGGTTCGGCAACCCTGCCGATGAATTTGTCGCGGAAGAAACAGGTGAGGAAATTGTCTTGATGAAAGACCGAGAAGGTAAAGTCATAGGGTTCGAGAAGTTGAACTTTACCGCTCAATCAGCAGATGCGGTTAGGGTGGCTTTCGAGACGGTTGCCGCATAA
- a CDS encoding DUF4258 domain-containing protein, whose translation MPSESDILFEVMTPLGFQVRVTKDYWELIVSIKHPVMAGREQDVKMALEQPDEIRQSKSDENVFLFYKSERARRWICAVSKRTNEREGFLITTYPTGAIKEGVQVWHK comes from the coding sequence ATGCCCAGTGAATCAGACATCCTTTTTGAGGTGATGACTCCGCTTGGCTTCCAAGTCCGCGTGACGAAGGACTACTGGGAGTTGATTGTTTCCATCAAGCACCCTGTCATGGCAGGACGCGAACAAGATGTCAAAATGGCATTAGAACAGCCCGACGAAATTCGCCAAAGCAAATCGGACGAGAACGTTTTTCTGTTTTACAAATCTGAACGGGCAAGGCGTTGGATCTGCGCGGTGTCCAAGAGAACCAACGAAAGAGAAGGATTTTTGATCACGACGTATCCGACAGGCGCGATCAAAGAAGGAGTGCAAGTATGGCACAAGTAA